A DNA window from Trichomycterus rosablanca isolate fTriRos1 chromosome 11, fTriRos1.hap1, whole genome shotgun sequence contains the following coding sequences:
- the kif23 gene encoding kinesin-like protein KIF23 isoform X2, producing MIRPTKGKTPRRPPPKKPTNNQKDPVGVYCRVRPLGTESEECCIEVISSTTIQLHAPDGLKANRNGEFKETQYSFKKVFGINTTQKELFEDVAKPLVEDLIHGKNGLLFTYGVTGSGKTHTMTGSPGQGGLLPRSLDMIFNSIGPYQAKRFVFKPDDKNGMEVQNQVDALLERQKQENQQSVPKTPSSRQRVDPEFADMISPEDACKATGVDEDSSYSVFVSYIEIYNNYIYDLLEEAPFDPIKPKPPQSKLLREDQNHNMYVAGCTEVEVKSTEEAFEVFWRGQKKRRIANTQLNRESSRSHSVFIIKLAQAPLDADGDNVLQDKNQVNVSQLCLVDLAGSERTSRTRAEGSRLREAGNINQSLMTLRTCIEVLRENQMCGTNKMVPYRDSKVTHLFKNYFDGEGKVRMVVCVNPKADDYEETMLVMRFAEMTQEVEVARPVDRPICGFAAGRRQRNQAFKDELSRRLELRGGPVDGEAPSLMTRLLQNLPSLPPCEITDPSDDLTLPRLIEALEKRHKIRQMMTDEYNKAASMLKSMLQETDSTLIGKENYIHEQRGKLGDKDKMIQNQKNEIDRLEKKSKMLEYKIDILQKTTNIYEEDKRSLQQELESREQRLQRELSEKKRMEARMQGLVTDEKFRWQKECERRVNAKELEMQNKLWVKDEKLKQLKAIVTESKTDNRPDTRPDNWPDKPQRPSREKDRVPAKRSASPSPVPTPVHIPTRVVRPALHTPSSSSLSVASCISEWEQRVPQTDRQESPSPPHSSSRAQGPPSSIGRRRGRCWARDCEVPVQPADVYLEESGYRTVTPVRPMHRRSQSAGGERWVDHKPATNLELDTVMQPNVPNSIKVNAPSEKALSKCDKYMLTHQEVASDGEIQTKLIKGEVFKTRGGGQAVQFTDIETLKQETPVGPSRKRRSGETGPNQNENKNGNWTDVETRCSVAVEMRAGSNLGPGYQHHGFPKRRKP from the exons ATGATCAGACCGAC GAAGGGTAAGACCCCGCGCCGCCCTCCTCCTAAAAAGCCCACAAACAACCAGAAAGATCCTGTTGgg GTGTACTGTCGAGTACGTCCACTAGGTACAGAGAGCGAAGAATGCTGTATCGAGGTGATCAGCAGTACTACTATTCAGCTGCATGCTCCCGATGGCCTCAAAGCAAACAGAAATGGGGAATTTAAAGAG aCTCAGTATTCCTTCAAGAAAGTTTTTGGAATTAATACGACCCAGAAGGAATTGTTTGAAGATGTTGCCAAACCCCTTGTGGAAGACCTCATTCATGGCAAAAACG GTCTTCTGTTTACCTATGGTGTCACCGGGAgtggaaaaacacacacaatgacTGGTTCCCCAGGCCAAGGTGGACTTCTGCCTCGCTCACTTGACATGATCTTCAACAGCATTGGTCCTTACCAGGCCAAGAGATTT GTCTTCAAGCCAGATGATAAAAATGGCATGGAAGTACAAAATCAAGTGGATGCTCTTTTGGAAAGACAGAAGCAGGAGAATCAGCAGTCAGTACCTAAGACTCCATCGTCAAG ACAGAGGGTTGATCCAGAGTTTGCAGACATGATTTCTCCAGAAGATGCCTGCAAGGCTACTGGGGTGGATGAGGACAGCAGCTATAGTGTGTTCGTTTCCTACATCGAGATATACAATAACTACATCTATGATCTCCTGGAGGAGGCTCCGTTTGACCCGATAAAGCCAAA aCCACCCCAGTCTAAGCTTTTGCGTGAAGATCAAAATCACAACATGTATGTAGCCGGGTGCACAGAGGTTGAAGTTAAGTCCACAGAGGAAGCATTTGAAGTCTTTTGGAGAG GTCAAAAGAAGCGCAGAATTGCAAACACTCAGTTGAATCGAGAGTCTAGCAGGTCACACAGcgtctttattattaaactgGCACAAGCACCGCTGGATGCAGATGGAGACAATGTCCTTCAG GATAAGAACCAGGTGAACGTAAGTCAGCTGTGTCTGGTAGATCTGGCCGGCAGCGAACGCACAAGCAGGACCCGCGCGGAGGGAAGCCGCCTTCGTGAAGCAG GCAACATCAACCAGTCTCTAATGACTCTTCGCACATGCATAGAAGTTTTGAGAGAGAATCAGATGTGTGGAACAAACAAG ATGGTGCCATATAGGGACTCTAAAGTGACCCATTTGTTCAAAAACTACTTTGATGGAGAAGGCAAAGTCaggatggtggtgtgtgtgaacCCTAAGGCAGATGATTATGAAGAAACAATG CTGGTGATGCGGTTTGCTGAGATGACTCAAGAGGTGGAAGTGGCCCGTCCCGTCGACAGGCCCATCTGTGGCTTCGCTGCAGGCCGCAGACAAAGAAACCAGGCCTTTAAAGATGAGCTTTCTCGTCGACTGGAGTTACGTGGAGGTCCAGTAGATGGAG AAGCACCCTCTCTTATGACCCGTCTGCTGCAAAATCTACCGTCTCTGCCTCCCTGTGAAATCACTGACCCAAGTGATGATCTTACACTTCCAAGACTCATCGAGGCTTTGGAAAAGAGGCACAAGATTCGCCAGATGATGACCGATGAGTACAACAAAGCTG CCAGCATGCTGAAGTCCATGCTTCAGGAAACTGATAGCACCCTCATCGGTAAAGAGAACTACATCCATGAGCAACGAGGCAAGCTGGGCGATAAGGACAAAATGATCCAGAACCAGAAGAATGAGATTGACCGGCTGGAGAAAAAGTCCAAAATGCTGGAGTATAAG ATCGACATCTTGCAGAAAACCACCAACATTTATGAGGAGGACAAGCGTTCCCTGCAGCAGGAGCTGGAGAGCAGGGAGCAGAGGTTGCAGCGTGAGCTCTCTGAGAAGAAACGCATGGAGGCGCGCATGCAAGGCTTGGTCACAGATGAAAAGTTTAGATGGCAAAAGGAGTGT GAGAGGCGGGTAAATGCCAAGGAGCTGGAAATGCAGAACAAGCTTTGGGTAAAGGACGAGAAACTAAAACAGCTCAAAGCTATTGTGACCGAGAGCAAGACTGACAACCGGCCAGACACTCGGCCAGACAACTGGCCAGACAAACCCCAACGCCCTTCCCGAGAGAAGGACAGAGTACCTGCCAAAAGATCAGCCTCACCCTCACCCGTGCCT ACCCCAGTACATATCCCTACCAGGGTGGTCAGGCCAGCCCTTCATACACCCAGCTCTAGCAGTCTGTCCGTTGCCTCCTGCATCTCCGAGTGGGAGCAGCGagtgccacagactgacagGCAGGAAAGTCCCTCCCCTCCCCACAGTAGCAGCAGAGCTCAGGGCCCTCCCAGCAGCATTGGCAGGAGACGAGGCAGGTGCTGGGCCAGAGACTGCGAGGTGCCCGTCCAGCCAGCAGATGTATACCTAGAAGAGAGTGGTTACAGG ACCGTGACGCCGGTCCGTCCGATGCACAGGCGCTCGCAGTCTGCTGGTGGTGAGAGATGGGTGGATCACAAACCCGCCACTAACTTAGAGCTGGACACGGTCATGCAGCCCAATGTGCCCAACTCCATTAAGGTGAACGCGCCAAGCGAGAAAGCCCTGTCCAAGTGTGACAAATACATGCTGACCCACCAGGAAGTGGCTTCTGATGGAGAGATTCAAACCAAACTTATAAAG GGTGAAGTGTTCAAAACTAGAGGTGGAGGTCAAGCTGTTCAGTTCACTGATAttgaaacactaaaacaagaAACTCCTGTTGGTCCAAG TCGTAAGAGGAGATCAGGAGAGACTGGCCCTAACCAGAATGAAAACAAGAATGGCAATTGGACTGATGTAGAGACCAGG TGCTCAGTGGCCGTGGAGATGAGGGCTGGCTCGAACCTAGGACCCGGTTATCAACACCACGGCTTTCCAAA GCGCAGAAAGCCCTGA
- the kif23 gene encoding kinesin-like protein KIF23 isoform X1 codes for MIRPTKGKTPRRPPPKKPTNNQKDPVGVYCRVRPLGTESEECCIEVISSTTIQLHAPDGLKANRNGEFKETQYSFKKVFGINTTQKELFEDVAKPLVEDLIHGKNGLLFTYGVTGSGKTHTMTGSPGQGGLLPRSLDMIFNSIGPYQAKRFVFKPDDKNGMEVQNQVDALLERQKQENQQSVPKTPSSRQRVDPEFADMISPEDACKATGVDEDSSYSVFVSYIEIYNNYIYDLLEEAPFDPIKPKWNGAGTPLRSNTEFIPPQSKLLREDQNHNMYVAGCTEVEVKSTEEAFEVFWRGQKKRRIANTQLNRESSRSHSVFIIKLAQAPLDADGDNVLQDKNQVNVSQLCLVDLAGSERTSRTRAEGSRLREAGNINQSLMTLRTCIEVLRENQMCGTNKMVPYRDSKVTHLFKNYFDGEGKVRMVVCVNPKADDYEETMLVMRFAEMTQEVEVARPVDRPICGFAAGRRQRNQAFKDELSRRLELRGGPVDGEAPSLMTRLLQNLPSLPPCEITDPSDDLTLPRLIEALEKRHKIRQMMTDEYNKAASMLKSMLQETDSTLIGKENYIHEQRGKLGDKDKMIQNQKNEIDRLEKKSKMLEYKIDILQKTTNIYEEDKRSLQQELESREQRLQRELSEKKRMEARMQGLVTDEKFRWQKECERRVNAKELEMQNKLWVKDEKLKQLKAIVTESKTDNRPDTRPDNWPDKPQRPSREKDRVPAKRSASPSPVPTPVHIPTRVVRPALHTPSSSSLSVASCISEWEQRVPQTDRQESPSPPHSSSRAQGPPSSIGRRRGRCWARDCEVPVQPADVYLEESGYRTVTPVRPMHRRSQSAGGERWVDHKPATNLELDTVMQPNVPNSIKVNAPSEKALSKCDKYMLTHQEVASDGEIQTKLIKGEVFKTRGGGQAVQFTDIETLKQETPVGPSRKRRSGETGPNQNENKNGNWTDVETRCSVAVEMRAGSNLGPGYQHHGFPKRRKP; via the exons ATGATCAGACCGAC GAAGGGTAAGACCCCGCGCCGCCCTCCTCCTAAAAAGCCCACAAACAACCAGAAAGATCCTGTTGgg GTGTACTGTCGAGTACGTCCACTAGGTACAGAGAGCGAAGAATGCTGTATCGAGGTGATCAGCAGTACTACTATTCAGCTGCATGCTCCCGATGGCCTCAAAGCAAACAGAAATGGGGAATTTAAAGAG aCTCAGTATTCCTTCAAGAAAGTTTTTGGAATTAATACGACCCAGAAGGAATTGTTTGAAGATGTTGCCAAACCCCTTGTGGAAGACCTCATTCATGGCAAAAACG GTCTTCTGTTTACCTATGGTGTCACCGGGAgtggaaaaacacacacaatgacTGGTTCCCCAGGCCAAGGTGGACTTCTGCCTCGCTCACTTGACATGATCTTCAACAGCATTGGTCCTTACCAGGCCAAGAGATTT GTCTTCAAGCCAGATGATAAAAATGGCATGGAAGTACAAAATCAAGTGGATGCTCTTTTGGAAAGACAGAAGCAGGAGAATCAGCAGTCAGTACCTAAGACTCCATCGTCAAG ACAGAGGGTTGATCCAGAGTTTGCAGACATGATTTCTCCAGAAGATGCCTGCAAGGCTACTGGGGTGGATGAGGACAGCAGCTATAGTGTGTTCGTTTCCTACATCGAGATATACAATAACTACATCTATGATCTCCTGGAGGAGGCTCCGTTTGACCCGATAAAGCCAAA GTGGAACGGTGCAGGGACACCTCTGCGGTCCAACACTGAGTTCAT aCCACCCCAGTCTAAGCTTTTGCGTGAAGATCAAAATCACAACATGTATGTAGCCGGGTGCACAGAGGTTGAAGTTAAGTCCACAGAGGAAGCATTTGAAGTCTTTTGGAGAG GTCAAAAGAAGCGCAGAATTGCAAACACTCAGTTGAATCGAGAGTCTAGCAGGTCACACAGcgtctttattattaaactgGCACAAGCACCGCTGGATGCAGATGGAGACAATGTCCTTCAG GATAAGAACCAGGTGAACGTAAGTCAGCTGTGTCTGGTAGATCTGGCCGGCAGCGAACGCACAAGCAGGACCCGCGCGGAGGGAAGCCGCCTTCGTGAAGCAG GCAACATCAACCAGTCTCTAATGACTCTTCGCACATGCATAGAAGTTTTGAGAGAGAATCAGATGTGTGGAACAAACAAG ATGGTGCCATATAGGGACTCTAAAGTGACCCATTTGTTCAAAAACTACTTTGATGGAGAAGGCAAAGTCaggatggtggtgtgtgtgaacCCTAAGGCAGATGATTATGAAGAAACAATG CTGGTGATGCGGTTTGCTGAGATGACTCAAGAGGTGGAAGTGGCCCGTCCCGTCGACAGGCCCATCTGTGGCTTCGCTGCAGGCCGCAGACAAAGAAACCAGGCCTTTAAAGATGAGCTTTCTCGTCGACTGGAGTTACGTGGAGGTCCAGTAGATGGAG AAGCACCCTCTCTTATGACCCGTCTGCTGCAAAATCTACCGTCTCTGCCTCCCTGTGAAATCACTGACCCAAGTGATGATCTTACACTTCCAAGACTCATCGAGGCTTTGGAAAAGAGGCACAAGATTCGCCAGATGATGACCGATGAGTACAACAAAGCTG CCAGCATGCTGAAGTCCATGCTTCAGGAAACTGATAGCACCCTCATCGGTAAAGAGAACTACATCCATGAGCAACGAGGCAAGCTGGGCGATAAGGACAAAATGATCCAGAACCAGAAGAATGAGATTGACCGGCTGGAGAAAAAGTCCAAAATGCTGGAGTATAAG ATCGACATCTTGCAGAAAACCACCAACATTTATGAGGAGGACAAGCGTTCCCTGCAGCAGGAGCTGGAGAGCAGGGAGCAGAGGTTGCAGCGTGAGCTCTCTGAGAAGAAACGCATGGAGGCGCGCATGCAAGGCTTGGTCACAGATGAAAAGTTTAGATGGCAAAAGGAGTGT GAGAGGCGGGTAAATGCCAAGGAGCTGGAAATGCAGAACAAGCTTTGGGTAAAGGACGAGAAACTAAAACAGCTCAAAGCTATTGTGACCGAGAGCAAGACTGACAACCGGCCAGACACTCGGCCAGACAACTGGCCAGACAAACCCCAACGCCCTTCCCGAGAGAAGGACAGAGTACCTGCCAAAAGATCAGCCTCACCCTCACCCGTGCCT ACCCCAGTACATATCCCTACCAGGGTGGTCAGGCCAGCCCTTCATACACCCAGCTCTAGCAGTCTGTCCGTTGCCTCCTGCATCTCCGAGTGGGAGCAGCGagtgccacagactgacagGCAGGAAAGTCCCTCCCCTCCCCACAGTAGCAGCAGAGCTCAGGGCCCTCCCAGCAGCATTGGCAGGAGACGAGGCAGGTGCTGGGCCAGAGACTGCGAGGTGCCCGTCCAGCCAGCAGATGTATACCTAGAAGAGAGTGGTTACAGG ACCGTGACGCCGGTCCGTCCGATGCACAGGCGCTCGCAGTCTGCTGGTGGTGAGAGATGGGTGGATCACAAACCCGCCACTAACTTAGAGCTGGACACGGTCATGCAGCCCAATGTGCCCAACTCCATTAAGGTGAACGCGCCAAGCGAGAAAGCCCTGTCCAAGTGTGACAAATACATGCTGACCCACCAGGAAGTGGCTTCTGATGGAGAGATTCAAACCAAACTTATAAAG GGTGAAGTGTTCAAAACTAGAGGTGGAGGTCAAGCTGTTCAGTTCACTGATAttgaaacactaaaacaagaAACTCCTGTTGGTCCAAG TCGTAAGAGGAGATCAGGAGAGACTGGCCCTAACCAGAATGAAAACAAGAATGGCAATTGGACTGATGTAGAGACCAGG TGCTCAGTGGCCGTGGAGATGAGGGCTGGCTCGAACCTAGGACCCGGTTATCAACACCACGGCTTTCCAAA GCGCAGAAAGCCCTGA